In Mycoplasmopsis fermentans PG18, one genomic interval encodes:
- the gyrB gene encoding DNA topoisomerase (ATP-hydrolyzing) subunit B: MSKEYDASNIKVLEGLEAVRVRPGMYIGTTGIRGLHHLIWEIVDNSVDEAMAGFANKVEITITKDGYIDVIDNGRGIPTAVHPKTGLSTVETVLTVLHAGGKFDSDSYKVSGGLHGVGASVVNGLSDDFEVWVKRDGKLHYAHFNNGGKILQHLTILNEVDPQDTGTRIKFHPDFSIMDKNEWDKGVIVDHAKQIAYLNKGLRIIVNDERDKSREEYHFEGGIVDYVKELNTGQKLIHPDVIYAEGEYSFQDSPAVQVEVAVQYNERITGNVVSYANNIITVEGGTHESGFYDALVRLVNNYGTECGLIKTEEDKVTREDVREGIVAIISVKHTNPIFEGQTKGKLGNKDARMAVNKVFSDSFERFLNENPAEAKTIVQKTIFAKKSRLAGLAARDAARRKTVFDTGSLPGKLADCSSKNAEISELYIVEGNSAGGSAKMGRNRMTQAILPLRGKVINAEKNQPKKVFANAEILSLITALGTGVGEEFNINKLRYHKIIIMTDADVDGAHIRTLLLTFFYRYFRPLIEYGFIYIAQPPLYKIAQNKFIGYAYNDAQKEEIMQGLNQNQKVTVQRYKGLGEMDPEQLWETTMDPVNRKMLQVQIEDAARADWAFTTLMGDEVLPRREFIEQNAKYVKNIDI; the protein is encoded by the coding sequence ATGTCTAAAGAATATGATGCATCGAATATTAAAGTTTTAGAAGGATTAGAAGCCGTTAGAGTTAGACCTGGTATGTACATCGGTACAACAGGAATTAGAGGTCTTCACCACCTTATTTGAGAAATAGTTGATAACTCTGTTGATGAGGCTATGGCAGGTTTTGCAAACAAAGTAGAAATCACGATTACAAAGGATGGTTACATTGATGTTATCGATAATGGTCGTGGTATTCCTACAGCAGTTCACCCTAAAACTGGTCTTTCAACAGTTGAAACAGTTTTAACGGTTTTACATGCTGGCGGTAAGTTTGACTCTGACTCATATAAAGTTTCTGGTGGACTTCACGGGGTTGGTGCTTCAGTAGTTAATGGACTTAGCGATGACTTTGAAGTTTGAGTTAAACGTGATGGTAAATTACACTATGCTCATTTTAACAATGGTGGAAAAATTCTTCAACATCTTACAATATTAAACGAAGTAGATCCTCAAGATACAGGAACAAGAATTAAATTCCATCCAGACTTTAGCATTATGGACAAAAACGAATGAGATAAAGGTGTTATTGTTGATCATGCTAAACAAATTGCATATCTTAACAAAGGCCTAAGAATTATTGTTAATGATGAAAGAGACAAATCAAGAGAAGAATATCACTTTGAAGGTGGCATTGTTGATTATGTTAAAGAATTAAATACAGGTCAAAAATTAATTCATCCCGATGTTATTTATGCTGAAGGTGAATACTCATTCCAAGATTCTCCAGCAGTTCAGGTTGAAGTAGCTGTTCAATATAATGAAAGAATTACAGGAAATGTAGTTTCTTATGCTAACAACATTATTACAGTTGAAGGTGGAACACACGAAAGCGGTTTTTATGATGCTTTAGTTCGTTTAGTAAATAATTATGGAACTGAATGTGGATTAATCAAAACTGAAGAAGACAAAGTTACTCGTGAAGACGTTAGAGAAGGTATTGTTGCTATTATCTCAGTTAAACATACAAACCCTATTTTCGAAGGCCAAACAAAAGGAAAATTAGGAAACAAAGATGCCAGAATGGCTGTTAACAAAGTGTTTTCAGATTCATTTGAACGTTTCTTAAATGAAAATCCTGCTGAAGCAAAAACTATTGTTCAAAAAACAATTTTTGCTAAAAAATCTCGTCTTGCTGGTTTAGCAGCTAGAGATGCAGCTAGAAGAAAAACTGTTTTTGATACAGGTTCACTTCCAGGAAAATTAGCTGACTGTTCTTCAAAAAATGCTGAAATTAGTGAGCTTTACATTGTCGAAGGTAACTCAGCTGGTGGTTCAGCTAAAATGGGAAGAAACAGAATGACTCAAGCTATCTTGCCTCTTCGTGGTAAAGTTATTAATGCTGAAAAGAATCAACCTAAAAAAGTGTTTGCAAATGCTGAAATTCTTTCATTAATTACAGCACTTGGAACAGGTGTCGGTGAAGAATTTAATATTAATAAATTAAGATATCACAAAATTATCATCATGACCGATGCCGATGTCGATGGTGCTCACATTAGAACATTGTTATTGACGTTCTTCTACCGTTACTTTAGACCTTTAATTGAATACGGATTTATTTATATTGCTCAACCTCCTTTATATAAAATAGCTCAAAACAAATTTATTGGATATGCTTACAACGATGCTCAAAAAGAAGAAATTATGCAAGGCTTAAATCAAAATCAAAAAGTAACAGTTCAACGTTACAAAGGACTTGGTGAAATGGACCCTGAACAACTTTGAGAAACAACTATGGATCCAGTTAATAGAAAAATGCTTCAAGTTCAAATTGAAGATGCAGCAAGAGCTGACTGAGCATTTACAACATTAATGGGAGATGAAGTGTTGCCTCGTCGTGAATTCATTGAACAAAACGCTAAATATGTAAAGAATATTGACATTTAA
- a CDS encoding thioredoxin family protein has protein sequence MLKEINQDEYKNNVIGKEKGIYVLVFHALWCPPCRMFKSSLEQLDKLDNIPVYRVDVDENTKLTQEMGVNSMPTWFIFKNGKMMEKVMGYVPYDHLKAKVMEYK, from the coding sequence ATGTTAAAAGAAATTAATCAAGATGAATACAAGAACAATGTTATTGGAAAAGAAAAAGGCATTTATGTTTTGGTTTTTCACGCATTATGATGTCCTCCATGTCGAATGTTTAAATCTTCTTTAGAACAATTAGACAAATTAGACAACATTCCAGTTTATCGTGTAGATGTTGATGAAAATACAAAGCTAACTCAAGAAATGGGTGTTAATTCAATGCCAACATGATTCATTTTTAAAAATGGAAAAATGATGGAAAAAGTTATGGGCTATGTACCTTATGATCACCTTAAAGCAAAAGTTATGGAATACAAATAA
- a CDS encoding DUF2179 domain-containing protein: MPNKSQNDEKLNQSSVEEHNVNEEHTQKQKDKEVMDEVNAFERDVLLNNGRVEDKHVEEHHEMNSIHLDDVVNKKNTQYKYTKMSNFVLKLSRFYAPMPLWKLGLITAGFAIVFGIVGVFFVKNPGIYNFGLAAFGQAISRLTNVLLRSNPNINDTIYNVIDHALFWILYLVLSIPIFIFGWKKVGKVFTILTLEFLVVSSLVSFGLGQIPGANSVYIIGNFSHSDIPEELRKAVADKYWQGKEQLWSLVPLQWNDGGNIIAQIIFSVAYGWMLAFFFAIIAIIGGSAGVTGIIGEYMAVVKQKNFGTINGYINLVIIIVSVVLGTYLPGSLLLNDINGFKADSVTWENTTVEKVEEILKSLKTLPWKPSLYFSPNFISTFICNIIFVMYLNKLFPRYKIVQVKIYSPHMSAIREAIISDNKTVNSFTITKGVGGYSGNNTKVLSSITLYNQVPRLIKKVRAVDQNSLITISNVASVDGKIYLPENKF, from the coding sequence ATGCCTAATAAATCACAAAATGATGAAAAATTAAATCAATCATCAGTCGAAGAACATAATGTAAATGAAGAACATACACAAAAACAAAAAGACAAAGAAGTGATGGACGAGGTTAATGCATTCGAAAGAGACGTTTTACTTAATAATGGTAGAGTCGAAGACAAGCATGTTGAAGAACATCATGAAATGAATTCAATTCATTTAGATGACGTTGTTAACAAAAAAAATACTCAATACAAATACACAAAAATGTCGAATTTTGTGTTGAAATTATCTCGTTTTTATGCTCCTATGCCTCTTTGAAAACTAGGTCTAATCACAGCTGGTTTTGCAATTGTTTTTGGTATTGTCGGAGTTTTCTTTGTTAAAAACCCAGGAATTTATAACTTTGGTTTAGCAGCTTTTGGACAAGCAATTTCAAGATTGACTAACGTTCTTTTAAGATCAAACCCAAACATTAATGACACTATTTATAACGTTATTGACCACGCCTTGTTCTGAATTCTTTATCTTGTTTTGAGTATTCCAATTTTTATATTTGGATGAAAAAAAGTCGGTAAAGTTTTTACTATATTAACACTAGAATTTCTAGTTGTAAGTAGTTTAGTTTCATTTGGTTTAGGTCAAATACCAGGGGCTAACTCAGTTTATATTATTGGTAACTTTTCACACAGTGATATACCAGAAGAATTAAGAAAAGCAGTAGCAGACAAATATTGACAAGGAAAAGAACAATTATGATCACTAGTTCCTCTTCAATGAAATGATGGAGGTAACATAATTGCTCAAATAATTTTTTCTGTTGCTTATGGTTGAATGCTTGCTTTCTTCTTTGCAATTATTGCAATAATAGGAGGTAGTGCAGGAGTTACTGGAATTATTGGCGAATATATGGCTGTCGTTAAACAAAAAAACTTTGGAACAATTAATGGTTATATCAACTTAGTAATTATTATTGTTTCAGTTGTACTTGGTACATACTTACCAGGAAGTTTATTATTAAATGACATTAATGGTTTTAAAGCAGATTCAGTGACTTGAGAAAATACAACAGTAGAAAAAGTTGAAGAAATTCTTAAATCTCTAAAAACGTTACCTTGAAAACCATCGCTTTACTTCTCGCCTAACTTTATATCAACATTTATTTGTAACATTATTTTTGTTATGTACCTTAACAAATTATTCCCTCGTTACAAAATTGTTCAAGTTAAAATTTACTCGCCTCACATGAGTGCTATTAGAGAAGCAATTATTAGTGATAATAAAACTGTTAATAGCTTTACTATCACTAAAGGCGTTGGAGGTTACTCAGGAAATAACACCAAAGTTCTTTCATCAATTACTCTTTACAATCAAGTGCCACGTCTTATTAAGAAAGTTCGGGCCGTTGATCAAAACTCGCTGATTACTATTAGTAATGTTGCTAGTGTTGATGGAAAAATATATCTTCCTGAAAACAAATTCTAA
- a CDS encoding lipoprotein 17-related variable surface protein yields MKKRKFIFALSSLTTAFLATPLISSSCTNADKLSNLLDDLDITIPDSESKKPNEIKESDLKFYSKNMPSFNSEYTVEIQKIQKYSSELVVTFRLREKNSNIVSKYKTITYKNFLNFDHINEALTVQYSNSKNTYVKDVAQTSDIIFRDIKTGYKIIDVKIDNSRIEEYQKNLSDKLKDINEFLTKNKSEYDAEKAKANPNKEIIEKYERALIRKAKYEDTADKDSYIKSFENLNIKYKIQSINDPKIVSDEFSRSIPNFKNDSYIDYYVFDKSDTYSTVSHSFHSVSDLTEEIKKYIKKTASLEYTGNTNVSVSEVKADKFKFNFDTPIDFSIENIKVEPADSEGKVNLKFNIKAPINKQATTLLVDENKKTIEFDYACEIEFNKKDSKEKLSEIEKQISFTYENAATTEVDKAEVSKVKYTLSNPNYEITDLKIIGYEFNNSTIVIEYKAKSKSSSIEQVYSRTISGFSKLSQSKIDAILDLIKLNYKRKNLVAANEANKDHVFIESMDSNFMIEVTKIDSFDLKDKSILVEFKLYEVDALSKLKPDNKKRGFKFVKSFTKKITGFSEKSLTQHINEEIQKVTCTCPTASSKLPSQLNINDIKFTNFDNNIFEIEKPSIIVANDQKGEVVITFKLRYKIGYVQKVYDQQKNEYVEKEIPFKTVSDSKTVILNGFKKNKL; encoded by the coding sequence ATGAAAAAAAGAAAATTTATATTTGCTTTATCATCATTAACAACAGCTTTTTTAGCTACACCTCTTATTTCTTCATCATGTACTAATGCTGATAAATTGTCTAATCTATTAGATGATTTAGACATTACTATTCCAGATTCAGAATCTAAAAAACCAAATGAAATCAAAGAATCGGATTTAAAATTTTACTCAAAAAATATGCCAAGTTTTAATAGTGAATATACTGTTGAAATACAAAAAATTCAAAAATATTCTTCAGAACTTGTAGTAACTTTTAGACTACGCGAAAAAAACTCAAACATTGTTTCAAAATACAAAACAATTACATACAAAAATTTCTTAAACTTTGATCATATTAATGAAGCTTTAACAGTACAATATTCTAATTCAAAAAATACTTATGTAAAAGATGTTGCTCAAACAAGTGACATTATCTTTAGAGATATTAAAACAGGATACAAAATTATCGATGTTAAAATTGATAACTCAAGAATTGAAGAATATCAAAAAAATTTATCTGACAAACTAAAAGATATAAATGAATTCTTAACAAAAAATAAATCTGAATATGATGCTGAAAAAGCTAAAGCAAATCCTAATAAGGAAATTATTGAAAAATATGAACGCGCTTTAATTAGAAAAGCTAAATATGAAGATACTGCGGATAAAGATTCATATATCAAATCATTCGAGAATTTAAATATAAAATACAAAATTCAATCAATAAATGATCCTAAAATTGTATCTGATGAATTCAGTCGTTCAATTCCAAACTTCAAAAATGATTCATACATTGATTACTATGTTTTTGATAAAAGTGACACATACTCAACAGTTTCGCATTCATTTCACTCTGTTTCAGATTTAACTGAAGAAATAAAGAAATACATTAAAAAAACTGCTTCACTAGAATATACAGGAAATACAAATGTTTCTGTATCTGAAGTTAAGGCTGATAAATTTAAATTTAATTTTGACACACCAATTGATTTTTCAATAGAAAACATCAAAGTTGAACCTGCTGATTCAGAAGGCAAAGTAAATCTTAAATTTAATATTAAAGCACCTATTAACAAACAAGCAACAACTTTATTAGTTGATGAAAACAAAAAAACAATTGAATTTGATTATGCATGTGAAATAGAATTTAACAAAAAAGATAGTAAAGAAAAATTAAGTGAAATTGAAAAACAAATTAGCTTTACATATGAAAATGCTGCAACAACAGAAGTTGATAAGGCAGAAGTTTCTAAAGTTAAATACACTTTATCTAACCCAAATTATGAAATTACTGATTTAAAAATTATTGGTTATGAATTCAACAATTCAACTATTGTTATTGAATACAAAGCAAAAAGTAAAAGCAGTTCAATTGAACAAGTTTATTCAAGAACAATTAGTGGCTTTTCTAAACTTTCACAATCTAAAATTGATGCAATTTTAGATTTAATTAAATTGAATTATAAACGTAAAAACTTAGTAGCTGCAAATGAAGCGAATAAAGATCATGTATTTATTGAATCAATGGATTCAAACTTCATGATTGAAGTTACAAAAATAGATTCATTTGATCTTAAAGATAAATCAATATTAGTTGAATTTAAATTATATGAAGTTGATGCACTTTCTAAATTAAAACCAGACAACAAAAAACGCGGTTTCAAATTTGTTAAATCATTCACAAAGAAAATTACAGGCTTCTCAGAAAAATCATTGACACAACATATCAATGAAGAAATTCAAAAGGTTACTTGTACTTGTCCAACAGCTTCAAGCAAATTGCCAAGTCAATTAAACATTAATGATATTAAATTTACTAACTTTGATAACAATATTTTTGAAATTGAAAAACCATCAATAATTGTTGCTAATGATCAAAAAGGCGAAGTTGTTATTACATTTAAATTACGTTACAAAATTGGTTATGTACAAAAAGTTTATGACCAACAAAAGAATGAATATGTTGAAAAAGAAATACCTTTCAAAACTGTTTCAGACTCAAAAACAGTTATATTAAATGGTTTTAAAAAAAATAAATTATAA
- a CDS encoding LacI family DNA-binding transcriptional regulator, translating to MKNFSYKNIAKEAGVSISTVSRYYRGGYVSKETKKVIANIIKENDYYPNHGARTIRGRDTSIFIIVPEWYENSYTQIMNGIEQGAKTRNRKVVITHSSPNPEEYIETIKYVSSWKPMAIVFFLPEDPQNTITNYIKNTNFESNILVYGKEVETLNWIKIDEENSFHHLTSRFINYIDKGEKVVFVEDVKLTEEQKRLRCIGFENACKKLNVEYEIYSLKNKNNKEVQFFLNYLRNNNLVNVVCSTHEVFINLISSGDRNLRLTDIGWVSIYDYQHKYKAKIFIDYPAVGLEIEKMLYSCDVDNTIENKIYKPKILFDN from the coding sequence ATGAAAAATTTCTCATATAAAAATATTGCTAAAGAAGCAGGTGTCTCTATTAGTACTGTAAGCCGTTACTATCGTGGTGGTTATGTTAGCAAGGAAACTAAAAAAGTTATTGCTAATATCATAAAAGAAAACGATTATTATCCAAATCATGGAGCCAGAACAATTCGTGGCCGTGACACTTCTATCTTTATTATTGTGCCTGAGTGATATGAAAACTCATATACTCAAATTATGAATGGAATTGAACAAGGAGCAAAGACAAGAAATAGAAAAGTTGTTATAACTCACTCTTCACCTAATCCTGAAGAATATATTGAAACTATCAAATATGTTTCAAGCTGAAAACCTATGGCAATAGTTTTCTTTCTTCCTGAAGATCCTCAAAACACAATTACAAACTATATTAAGAACACAAATTTTGAATCAAATATTTTAGTTTATGGAAAAGAAGTAGAAACATTAAATTGAATAAAAATTGATGAAGAGAACTCATTTCATCATTTAACTTCAAGATTCATAAACTATATAGATAAAGGCGAAAAGGTTGTTTTTGTTGAAGATGTTAAGTTAACTGAAGAACAAAAAAGACTTCGTTGTATAGGTTTTGAAAATGCTTGCAAGAAGCTTAATGTAGAATATGAAATCTATTCACTTAAAAACAAAAATAATAAAGAAGTACAATTTTTCTTAAATTACTTAAGAAATAACAATTTGGTTAATGTTGTTTGCTCAACTCATGAAGTATTTATTAACTTAATTTCATCAGGCGATCGTAATTTAAGATTAACTGATATTGGTTGAGTTTCAATTTATGACTATCAACACAAATATAAAGCTAAAATCTTTATTGATTATCCTGCAGTTGGATTAGAAATTGAAAAAATGCTTTATAGTTGTGACGTTGATAACACAATTGAAAACAAAATTTATAAACCAAAAATTTTATTCGATAATTAA
- the smpB gene encoding SsrA-binding protein produces MKIISDNKRGMHNYKVIDKYEAGISLMGWEVKSARANTVSLLNSYCFFRKGEIFLCNAQFKQYMLVKCDETRDRKLLMHKNEIVRLQSKLHKLGHATIIPSKIYFDNRSRIKIEIALVQGMKKTDKREEIKKRDNERYIKKVLKNVY; encoded by the coding sequence ATGAAAATAATAAGCGACAACAAACGCGGAATGCACAACTATAAAGTAATTGACAAATATGAAGCCGGCATATCTTTAATGGGTTGAGAAGTTAAGAGTGCTCGAGCTAATACTGTTAGTTTATTGAATTCATATTGCTTTTTTAGAAAAGGCGAAATTTTCTTGTGCAATGCACAGTTCAAACAATACATGTTAGTTAAGTGTGATGAAACTAGAGATCGCAAATTATTGATGCATAAAAATGAAATAGTTAGATTGCAGTCTAAACTTCATAAGCTAGGTCATGCAACTATTATTCCAAGCAAAATTTATTTTGATAATCGCTCACGTATTAAGATTGAAATAGCTTTAGTTCAAGGAATGAAAAAAACAGATAAACGTGAAGAAATCAAAAAAAGAGATAATGAAAGATACATCAAAAAAGTCTTGAAAAATGTATATTAA
- a CDS encoding ABC transporter permease translates to MWLCNIFCNIWFTGLAVSIGFKVGLFNIGISGQMLLPAILVFSFIAKARNFNVDAGFLWLAIILFIIVGFATGAIAGLLKAYCKIHEVISTIFINWIVAFISGWLFSLNGKMFNPESYSPTTIGSARIAIENAVKYQFVYFGIGMFVLTAIVLFVIYNFTTLGYKINMVGKNPSNAKYIGLNEKMLTIIVMGFSGALAGFAGFYYIIIKEGWIVDSFGSNPIAIGFESIAVSLIALNHPIGITLSGFFYSMIYTTRDLFAIKDKLTKDFFPIITGIIVFMAALAIMLYKFKPLGFMWKYGTLWIKKEYWKEYGSYMKTKNAKYREYVKALNEEKRRNRKLKKEFASIKEEYQKWVDCKITSLKSASDDTIMSIYDEMSKKKFEYLKKYSDFGLNNLKTLKNQYKAEKHERKIQYITKRDLIYTSHWDKVKENWAKKRDMKKSNQASKGGE, encoded by the coding sequence ATTTGACTTTGCAACATTTTTTGTAATATTTGGTTTACTGGTTTAGCTGTTTCAATCGGTTTTAAAGTTGGATTATTTAACATTGGTATTTCTGGTCAAATGCTTTTACCAGCAATCTTAGTATTCAGTTTTATAGCTAAAGCTAGAAACTTTAATGTTGACGCAGGATTCTTATGATTAGCAATTATTTTGTTCATAATCGTAGGATTTGCAACAGGTGCAATCGCTGGATTATTAAAAGCATATTGCAAAATTCACGAAGTTATTTCTACTATTTTCATTAACTGAATTGTTGCCTTTATATCAGGATGATTATTTAGTTTAAATGGGAAAATGTTTAATCCAGAATCATATTCACCTACAACTATAGGTAGTGCTAGAATTGCAATTGAAAATGCAGTTAAATATCAATTTGTTTACTTTGGTATTGGAATGTTTGTTTTAACAGCTATTGTTTTATTTGTGATCTACAACTTCACAACATTAGGTTACAAAATAAACATGGTTGGTAAAAATCCTTCAAACGCTAAATATATTGGTCTTAACGAAAAAATGTTAACCATTATAGTTATGGGATTTTCAGGAGCTTTAGCTGGTTTCGCTGGATTCTACTACATTATTATCAAAGAAGGCTGAATTGTCGATTCATTTGGTAGCAACCCTATTGCAATTGGTTTTGAATCAATTGCTGTTTCACTTATTGCATTAAACCACCCTATTGGTATAACATTATCCGGATTTTTCTATTCAATGATTTATACAACAAGAGATTTATTTGCTATAAAAGATAAATTAACAAAAGACTTTTTCCCTATTATTACTGGTATAATTGTCTTTATGGCTGCTTTAGCTATTATGCTTTATAAATTCAAACCACTTGGTTTCATGTGAAAATACGGAACGCTTTGAATCAAAAAAGAATACTGAAAAGAATATGGTTCATACATGAAAACCAAAAATGCTAAATATAGAGAATATGTTAAAGCTCTTAATGAAGAAAAAAGAAGGAATAGAAAACTCAAAAAAGAATTTGCTTCAATTAAAGAAGAATATCAAAAATGAGTTGATTGTAAAATAACTTCACTTAAAAGCGCAAGTGATGATACTATTATGTCTATCTATGACGAAATGTCTAAGAAAAAATTCGAATATCTCAAAAAATACAGTGATTTTGGCTTAAACAATCTTAAAACATTAAAAAATCAATATAAAGCTGAAAAACACGAAAGAAAAATTCAATATATTACTAAAAGAGATTTAATTTATACATCTCATTGAGACAAAGTAAAAGAAAATTGAGCTAAAAAAAGAGATATGAAAAAAAGCAATCAAGCAAGTAAAGGAGGTGAATAA
- a CDS encoding ABC transporter permease yields the protein MYSWILILTTTIFMFSALTLATLSGIFSERVGITNIAVNGFMIFGAAMYALISFLMTDVVFKGKTLSPWFQLLYFAFAGILSSGFALLFGFATIKLKSDQSVSGFAMNILAVGVASILLLFVKKAQQGGDYFQMRGQTELALSPNVDNWKNIISLKLFLALIIAGGSWFFLNKTKWGLRYKAIGENPQAADVAGINVFKYKWLGIAYSGFIAGLAGAIFIQCKTNQFSLYIEVGGLGFLALAIMITSGWKISWTLLICIIFSFIYGFSYFGISWLERFESMKGVSRFAELLYTLPFIITLGIMIAKMKSKQMGPAAAGRPYDKSER from the coding sequence ATGTATAGTTGAATATTAATTTTAACTACAACCATTTTTATGTTTTCAGCTCTAACACTTGCAACCCTTTCAGGTATTTTCTCAGAAAGAGTTGGTATTACAAACATTGCTGTTAACGGGTTTATGATTTTTGGAGCTGCTATGTATGCTCTAATAAGCTTCCTAATGACTGATGTTGTTTTCAAAGGTAAAACATTAAGTCCATGATTCCAATTATTGTACTTTGCTTTTGCAGGTATCTTATCCTCGGGATTTGCACTGTTGTTTGGTTTCGCAACGATTAAACTTAAATCAGATCAATCTGTTTCAGGTTTCGCTATGAACATTCTTGCAGTTGGTGTTGCTTCTATCCTTTTATTATTTGTTAAAAAAGCACAACAAGGTGGAGACTACTTCCAAATGCGTGGCCAAACAGAACTTGCTTTAAGTCCTAATGTTGACAACTGAAAAAACATTATTTCACTTAAACTATTCTTAGCTTTAATTATTGCTGGTGGTTCTTGATTCTTCCTTAACAAAACTAAATGGGGTTTAAGATATAAAGCTATAGGTGAAAATCCTCAAGCAGCAGACGTTGCTGGTATTAACGTTTTTAAATACAAATGATTAGGTATTGCATATTCAGGTTTTATTGCTGGTTTAGCAGGCGCTATATTTATTCAATGTAAAACAAACCAATTCTCACTATACATCGAAGTTGGAGGTTTAGGTTTCTTAGCTCTAGCTATTATGATTACTAGTGGTTGAAAAATTAGTTGAACATTATTGATATGTATCATTTTCTCATTTATCTATGGATTCTCATACTTCGGAATTTCATGACTTGAAAGATTCGAATCTATGAAAGGTGTTTCAAGATTCGCTGAACTACTCTACACATTGCCATTTATTATCACACTTGGAATTATGATTGCTAAAATGAAAAGCAAGCAAATGGGGCCAGCTGCTGCAGGTCGACCTTATGACAAATCAGAGCGTTAG